The genome window GCGTGTGCACGCCCAGCAGCCGAGCCAGCCGCAGATCCAGTTTGTACTGAGGAGGCTGTGCCCAAAAACAGTtgagcattcttttttttttaatatgataAATGAGAAAGATGGAGGCGTGaaagggcacacacacacacacacacctggtgGTCGAGCATGAGCAGGAGCGTGCATTTGACGTTGACGTCACCGGGTCTTTTTACCTGGAAACCGTCCGTCTCCTGAGTGGTAGGCATTCGGTGCCACTGACACATTCAAGGACAATAAATGTGGTTAAATCACATTCCGGAGTCAATTTGTGGAGTACAAGTAGTGAACGGACAagttcataaaaaataaatacaaatattaagGAAGTCATTAGTTGCACGTCTACAAGGAACATGAAGTCCTTATTGAAGTGATTTCTAATGTTCTTAACTTAGATTCCAAATTCAAAGGACAAGCATTATTTTCAGGAGCTAggtcgggaaaaaaaaaagagggcagGAGCCATTTTGAAAAGGGCTACGTTAACCTAACCTTGATGTTCtgtaatcaaatgtttttggagCAACAAAAGATCGAGATCTGGAAGCGTCGCCAACCCTGAACCGTGTCAAACAAAGGCCCGATTTGGGCTTTGGGGTCAAGTCAGCCTGGTGAAAAGCATTGCTGTTTTGCACATGTTGAAATTCAAAGTGGAATGCTTGCGAACTTATGTCATACCTCCACCAAGTGGTTGTCGGGTCCGTAGAGCTCCTTATCGAGCTCGATCACCAGGCTCTTGAAGAAAGATGAGAACTTCCTCTTCTGCTTGCCAGGCTGGGAACAAAGCGTGCGTAGAAGACAGACATGAGCAACAaacgaaagaaagaaaacaaaaacgctAAGCGAACCAAGATGAAATATCTCAATGTGCCTCTCAATTTTGTTGGATCGAGGTGAACTgccaaaaatgctttttgttcaGGCCttcaaaaatacaattcaagTTTCCCTCTTCTAATGACTCCATCGTTTCCTTAGTTTTGTCCGTGTTTTTACGATTCCACTTTTTGCGGCGTTTGCAGCTGCATTGCTTTGCGCTGACCAAATTGAAGCATAAAGAAGTGGAGACAAATAGAAAAAGCTGCGAGCAcgcacgcccgcccgccccctCCTCGCCCCACCCCGGCCCTGTGGAAGCATGTTTGCACAACACGACCTCTTTCACTTCTTCTCCGACATCCCTTCTGGGCTGTGAGCAGCATGCCTGAACATCCCCTTCATGTGGCCCCAGATGACACCGCCAGTGCTGCTGGAATTGATGGAGGGAGGAGAGGCATGTCAGCCCCGTGGTATGTAACGGCCTGTGGTTTCAATTCCCGCCTTCCAAACCAGCGCGGGGGGGGGCCTGCGTGTGTCGGGGTGGAGCGCAGTAAACGCACATCTGGACGCGTCATCCCAGCCAACCGGCCGCGACCAGAAGAGACGCAACAAAGGAGCCCGAAATACAAATGCCCGGAAGGAGATTCCAGTGAGATTGACTTACTTCTTCCAGAAGTTTTCCCTCCACTCGCAGTTCCCAGGAGGACACCTTCTCTGCCTCCTCGCCCTCGGGCTTGCACGGGGTGTACGTGTTGGAAATGTAGATCCTGAGCTTGCGTTTTTGCTGCGTCatcaaaaaggaaacaaacaagcagagCTTTTAGACAAGCTGGCGTCTGTTAAATTTAGAGTGAaggttgaaaaatgacaagcagatttttattttttttttataaagaacCATGAGTTACTTTCGGAGacaatttgatttattctaGTAAATTCTGCTGGGAAATGCGCTCATTATGAAGattagttacatttttgcACAATACATGGGGTCAGAGAGTGCCCAGGGCTGTTTGTCATTAAGTTTTCGGAAAAATACTCTCATCAAAATGAAGCAAGTTTTTGTCTAGCAGTGTTCACAGtgaaacacaaagaaatggtggtgtaccgcAGGGAAGCGCCTTCGGACCATAGCTTTTCTATACGTTTCAATTGGTACTTGCCTATTGGTGTGTCACAATGTTGCATACCGTAATGGGCTTCTTTATAGCCTCCTGTATTTCCATGCGCTTACGCGCAATGGTCTGATCCAGTTTCCTCTCAAAAGCCAAGAGGTCCATATAGGCCTGAGACTCTGGCACCAAGTCGCGGATCTACAGAGGCAGCATGAGGATATTGTGATGTCGAATGACCACAGCCAATTCCCGAACGTAATGTTAAATCTCTTACTCTCTGTGGGAGAACCTTGTCGGCCATCTTGCGTCTTTTTGCCCTAAAATCAAAAGAAACAGGATTGCCAACTTGTGTATGGTAAATTATGGATTTTTCCACTGACTTATTGTTCATCGTTCAAAGAAACCATCACGCTCACACATAAAAGTTTTAGCAATTATTTGTACTTCATCACAGTTCCACATCATCACGAATCCTTTAAAGCATTCTCGGAAGAGTCCAAAGTGTCGCCAATTAGTCTTCTACGGGGAGACTTCGGCAGGCCGTGAAAGAGCTTCATTGTGGATGAGACTGCAAACGGAGCCACACCTCAAGACTTGCCGTGGTTGAGTGTGGCATCACAGAGCGGTTTGAAGTCAAAAATAGCCACCGCTCTCCAGTCACGGGATGCTGCCATGACTGTGAGCCTCGTGTGTTTGGTTGAAGATGTATTTACTGTTTAGTGCTTGATTACAGTGGAGTAAAACACTAGAAATTAGGGATGGTGTTCTGTCAAATGGGCTAAGACGGTTCACTGACTTAGAAATGATCAGTCAGCTTGGCCATGACAGACTGTGGCATTTCAACAGCCTTTTGAAGAACCATTGCTTCTTCTTTCATCACACACTCTCACTTCTTCACTCCTTACCCTCGCCGGTGGCCTCCCAGCGCCTCTTGCTGTTGCTGAAGGTGGTGATGAAATAAGCGCTTCCGCGTGGCGTCCATGCCTGCTGGAGGCCCCATGTTAGGCCGCATgggcatgctgctgctgctgccataTGAGGGACCGGGAAGCTGAACTCCCATCGAGCCCCCGATTCTACCGAGGGGCATCCCTGGACGCTGGCAGGGGAATAAGAAATATTGACTCACTTAAATAATATATTCTAAATACTTATATCAGTGGTTGGCCACTTCTAAGGCCTCACAGTTTCATTattctgctccatttttgTGACGACTGCGTGATTCAGTATTAAAAACACGAATGGCACATTTTGTATTGTTGACCCACATGTTGGGTTGACCCCATATGGCTCCGAGTGAGGCTCACTTACGTACAGATGGTGCTGGTGATAAAcctttgatttcatttcaattcaaagaCCCCGAgtcttttgaaaaatagaaaactTTCAAAAGTTCCTTTAACATGGCTTGTGCGTGAAACCCGAATTTGTAGCGACTTTCAAATGCGGAAGCACGGCTGCACATTGACGGCGCTGCTTCATTAtcgtttaaaaacaaatattttgtatcGTAAACGCTAATCGTGGACAGAAAACCTTTCGGTTAACCTTTTGACCGTGGACTTTAATCTAGTATAACCATGCAAAAGAAGCAAAAACCAACCTGGGTGTACTGCGCTGCGCCGCTTAAGGAGCGGGGGTATGCCGCTGCAGTAGGCGGCATCCCGGGCATCCTCAAGCCCGCTGAGAGTCCAACATTCATCGGGTTCAGACCGGGGCTCATGGTCGGACCCGTGAAGCTTCCCCTCGTCGACATTTCGTGATTTCCAGTGACGGGGAAAACGAGAGAAAAGGTCGCTCCAACCTTGAGTGGCTGTGTCTGTTCTAAGTTTAAAAGTTACTAATTCGCGTTACCTTGACGTGGTCTGACAGCGCGTaatgtaaacaacaacaaaacaaatacaaataaacgATGCTCGACTCCTGTCGTGTTAAGTTCCGGGTTTTTGTTTATAACTAGTTGTTCTGGTTCGAATACTGAACTGATGTGAATGTTGGACGCCTTTTCAACCAGCTTACATTGgcgttgtgtttttttaggcAATCGCTCGTATGTCGAATGCTGCGTTTACAAACATCGGTAATTTGGCAAAAACAATGCGTTTCGCTCTATTTTTCACAGCAaagcattgttttgtttggcttttgcAATGAAATTAAGGCCActaatttccccccaaaacttaATTAGTCTTCATTACTTACCCGCTGAACCTTTTAACAGAAACTTGTCAGAAATATTATACGATGTACGCACTTGAGTTGCCGGCACCTGAAAGCACCAAACACCGCATGAGCGcattacaaacaaacaaaacccgCAAAAAATAAACTTCGCATTTCCCTACCACCTGATCAATACAGTGACTATCATCAAAATGAACAACAAATATTTCTTGAAGACTTATTTGAACTATCCCGACTGTCTGAATAACCCTTGCTGATTCGACAGCGCCCCCTGGTGCTTGCGTCTAAGCAGCAATTAAGTCAGTTGTATTGACGCCCAAAAGACATCCAACAAATTTATTATGATAAAACAGATGAAAGAAACCGAGCCGTTATAGCAGCAATTCAACTATCTGAATATTTACACGATCACATCACACTGAGGATTTGTGCAACCCTTTTACACTGTAAACACAAGATAGACACGTTTGAACCCTAAATAACAAGTCCATCcctcctcccaaaaaaaagaaagaaagaaagaaagaaagaaaagacaccTGCTTCTGCAGCAATTGCTTGTACAATTAAATGTTCACTCGTTGGCGAGCGAATTGTTTCTTGTTCAAACTCATCCATGCACACGCAGAGGTGTGACAACAGAAGACAACCCATTTCTAGTGATTGTCTGAAACGTAATGTGACCCTTAGTCATTTTCTTCCGGAAGAACATACAAAGCTGAATTACATAAGCGCTCTGTGCGTaattcactcttttttttcctacaaCACATTGAATCGTATATGCGTTAAAATCATACCTCAAATAGTTCATTATTACGGTGAGAGACTGTCCAGCAGAGGACAAAAATAGCCAGTGTCTGTACgatgatttgaaaaataaaaaaagtgtcaagtATTAAGTGGGAGGTCTGAGCAGTCATTACCGTACGAGgcagcgaaaaaaaaaaaaagaaatactttcACCACATTCAAGCACTGCTGGTTGTTAGCACGCGTCGTTATTGAGGGAAGGTCTCATCTTTCATCAACATGCGTGGGCTTTCCTGGTTGTCCAGGCGACGTCGAGGACCCATCATGCCTGTGGGCAAAAGGTCACAATAAACAATTTTTACTTCCccttttcaaatgatttcactttttttttttcagttgagTTGCAACGGTTTTAAGTCACATGAATggtggaaagaaaatgtttcattatttatattgGACCTTCACAAAAACTTGGCATTTTGaagaggggtgtgtagactttttctgTTCACTCATTCACAATTTCGGTATGGATAATTATACTTAATGTGGCGGTTCACTTGGGTACAAGAATGTTAAAGGGCTGATTTCTACTTACTGCTCTTATGCTTGAAGGATTTGGATCGTCTTGGTGAATTTGGATTCTGAAGTGACACAAAAGTCATTGTTTTGAATTGGGGAATTTACACTGCACGGCCTCAAAACTAAAAGACGGTTATAGAACCAGAATGATACAAGTACCTTCtcagcttttcttttcttggctGTAAATGTGCGCAAATAAAGCAGAAGACATTTTTCACAATTATTACCATTTAGAAAGCCAATAATTGATGAAAAGCAGCACCTTTCTTTTCCGCCCCGTAAGACCAGTCGTTATCGTTGACGTCGTCGTTGTCTTCTTGGTCGCTCTCGGACTTGTTGTTGGTGTTGTTACCTGTGACTATTCtgtgaaaaaaagaggaagaaaatgcCGTGGAAGGGCCCATCATAAAGTAAGAGTTAAAAAACATGTCTTCATTCCcatgcctttttctttttgtgcgaCGCCTTACCTGCGGTTGGCTATGCGGCTGCTGTTGCGTCCCATGCCGAGGCACTTCTCCAGGTGCGGGGCGAAGCGCGACGCGGCGATGCTTCGGTTGCAGTTGGGACAAACGcactctttgtttttccactggTTGTACACCTGGCCGAACACATCCAAGCCCGGCTGGTCCACGATTTCTTTCGACACAAAAGGAAGAGCAGTCAGTCGGTAAGGATGTGGATTTACAGAGCGCATCGAACAAGACACAAAAGTTGAACCGTTGTTGAGGACAAGTTTGGAGTAGACCACATTTACGTCGATATCCTCACCAAAGTCCCGCATGCTTTCTTGGTCCGTGTCTTCCAGGAAGAAATACCCCTGCTTGACAGCCCGGTGCACCTCGAAGCAAAGGCCCAGGCAGGCGTCCTCCACCAGGTCAGACAGGATATCCTGCGCTAGGCCCTGTAGGCGGCAGGAAACAAGGCATGGCTGTCAAACTCAATTACTCACTCTGGTGCATTTTCTCCGCACCTCCAGCTTGCTGTTGTCCAGGCTGGACATTGAAACCTCCTCCATTTTCATTTGCCAGAAGATCCAAATGAGCCGTCGCTGCTGTGGTCATGCTGCAGCTCAGCAAGCCTCGGCCAAAACAGGGCTGCGGGAGGAGATTGGTGGAGGAGGCTGATGTTGGTTGACACTACTGCAACTCGATCACAAGAAGCAAACGTGCTGCAGGTGGCTCACAAATGCATATCGGATCACTTGCAAGGATTTCCTCtctttttcactttatatGCTGAGgatgaagacaaagaaaaagcacgTTACATTGGCGAAGACTCCAATTACCTCCACCCCCcccttggaagaaaaaaaatcaggcggaacaaaacaaagaaaagcagGATCGGATCGGAACTGCCAGCTTACGACAAGGCGGCTTACAAGCGCATCGAGCGAACACAACGCGATGAGCTTCCAACGTTACATTCAACGAGTTGACATGAGCGACTCCAAAGTGTTGGTAGTTGCCTCCCTTGAATGGCTTTCGCCGTCGAGATTTGCGCTGGCCCCGAAGCTCACGTCAACGCCGCTGCATTGCGGCTCTTGCTCTCGCAACATCTCGTAAAAACACGCGTACACTCGTTTGCAAACATCTCGCCGTGGTGGATTCAAACGCGTCTGCAGTCAGCGCAACCGCGCAAAATGTCTTGATTGGGTTTATTTACCTAGTGCGGCAGGAATCCATCTTTAGATCGCAGATCAGACAGAAGCAATCGATCGCAGCGCGACGCCTTCACTTGCCACCTTCGCTCGCTTCTtgattggaggaaaaaaaaatatatatacggTTTAGTTTATTCAATTACttgagtaaaaaataaaacgagtCCTTGTTATTAGCTTAATGTTCCGAAATCTCATATCCATTGGCTTGTGTAATATaggtgaaatgtttttttttttttaatgaatataCTATATTTGCTGGCtttgtaaaaaatgtgttaaCCTTTCCATTATCAAGAGGTTCTGAATGATGCGAACAGTTTGAATTTGGAATGGTAATGATTTGTTGAAGGTGTCATTTCAACTAACCTTTGGGGGGTGGAAGAAGTGGAATTCTGGAATAACTGCATTTTTGGAACACTACGAACAGACATCctaaaaaaacagcattcaTTTTTTCCATGGTATTTAAATACTTTATTACACACAATGTAAATGCATCCAAGTGcagataaacaaaaacagagacACACAGAGGCAATTAATAACATTGTCTCTGCTggcattttgaaaacattcatTAATTCATCATCCGAACAAAATCCAAAGTTTAACATTTCACATGAAAGGAGAGCTCTGTCCATCTAAAAGACATTAAAGCAAATGTCACCGACGTCCTCATCATCAAACTCCTGTGGATTGACATTGCTCGTTTTAGcgtggcaacaacaacaaaatataaacTCCAGTTTCATCATCCTGACCTCATTGGAATCCAAATACTGTTCCTCTTCATCGCTGCTGCTATCCTCAATGTCTTCATCTTCAGAATCCTGAAAGACAAGtgacacaaaaacatgacaaaaatacGACGCTGTAAACAACAGAGCATTCTTAATACTCACTGAGGGTCTTGTATCCGCGTTGTGTCTGTCAGGGCCATGACGACTCTGTCATTGAAATGTTTGGCgtgaatttcacattttgaaatgaatccgatttttttccttgtcaaTATTGCAATTTAACGTGATGTTTTCCCGCCATGCTCAACTTCACAATCTTGAAAAAGACTCACCAAACGATAGTGCGTCATCTTCTGCGCGTAATCTCTCTTCATCTACGCGAGGTAAATACGATCATACTTCAAATAGATAAACAgtgtccatatataaaaagCTTGCGCACGTACCGCTTCGCAGCGCGTGCTGAAGCTGTTCTTCTCGTCGTCTGTCAAGTCACGCCAGCGTTTGGCCCACTCAACCATGTAGGACTTTTTGGGAACGTCCTCCATGGACCGCAGCTGCTCCTTGCAGAATAATTGATAACCGCTTCTACAGACAAattcaagcaaattaataataatcatcgTTAACCCTTTTATGTGTGTCTTACATGGGGGGCTTTGGAGGCTGGGGGTCCCCTGTGGATTCCTCCAAACTTGTTTCACTTTGTCCCTAGAAAGAAATGCATCAATTCAAATTTTGCAACTGCACTGGGTCAAACAAATAAGCCTACAAATGGACAGGTGTGAAGTTCTCGTACTTTTAATCGCTTCCTCTCCTCATCCCTGCAACAAGAATGAGccacatggattttttttttttaaaacaatattcaGATGACTTTATCACAAAATGATTTTAGTACCTTAACTTCCTCTTGTATTGTGCAAACGCACGCTGGTACTTTGCCACATATGGGGACTGTAATTGATGAAATGAGTAGTGATGCATtcacaacaagaaaaaaaaaaaaggggcttaccttttcttcttttgtcagGGCTTTGTATTTGTCTGTGATTAATTTGAAGAGCATTTTGCGAGTCAACCCTGGGTGCTGCTTATGATATTTGTACATGTTCTCTTGGTAAAAAATGATGCTTGGATGACCAGGTTTCTTTGGGTGCTTTGAATCAACGTAAAAGACAGATGGATTACAATTACTGTGTGTATTTAGTGGGCATTTTCTGTTTACAACGTGAATGCTCTGTTGTTAAATGCACCAAACAaggatttcattcatttaccaGTCTGGGTGTATTTGAAAGTTCATCTGCAGCTTCATCAAGAAGCTCTGCGAGTGTTCGAAACTTGCGCATCTGTAAATAGAACGAGCATGTTAGTACaatacaaattttaaaaaacgaTTCTTATTCATCAGGGAACTCGGCTCACATTGTGCGCTACAACTCTCCACTTATCTCGGCAATCTTCAGGTGAAAAAGGAGGGAATGCCACTTTTCCCCAGTCCAGCGACTTGACGCCTTGGGAAAACGTTTTTATTCGGTCAGAGTCTAAGATGTTCTTTTTCATCGCACTCAGAAGCTTCGACAGATTTTCACTCGTCCACACTTTGTTGCCTAAAGTAAgagaaatacatttcaaacaacCGGTTGGAGTTGCTGAAGTATGCAGTACCTACCTGTGTCCATTTTGGCTTCGAGCGGACTTCTCGTTGGTTGCTCTACGTGTTTCAGCGTATGTCGTgttaataacaaaaatatgagTACCACCATGAATATAATGAGAACATGTCACTGACGGGCAAGCATGGCCTTTTGAGAACCAATCACGAACGAGCATGTCTTCTTCGTGTAATCTGGATGACGGGGACAAGCAGACATTGCGCCCTCTAGCGTTCCGATGTGAGTAAAACTGACTCCTGTTTACTGTAAAACAAAGGACagtaatactaataataaacTTAAGAAAAAACCCACATTTTAAGAgcattattttgtgttcatgttAGAAGGAAGACTATAATCCACGATCGAATGTTTCCGCAATGATCATTTTATTAACTTTCAGTAAAATATTAAGTCTTTTCATGAGTAGGGAAAAAGGCACCAATAGCCTGACGGccaattctttttcaattagAAAAAATTGATTTGTCACATTTAAATAACAGTTCGTAAGAGCTATTCTATAGCCACTTTTATTGGAATACAATTGCCAGCAAACTTTAATTTGAGTggtgttttctgttttttttaaatgtattttttatcacAAGTGGCCATTCTCTACATCTACAATGGCATCTGAGTTTCCCAGTACACATCTTGTCCCGGCTCCTCCTCAAAGGTCACTTTGGCATCATCAGCATCCAACTAAACAACAATAGAAATGTAAACTAAGAGTTTAACATTCACATACATAAAGTGTGCTGGATTAAACTGAAAAGCCACTTACACATTTCATCTCCAGCTCGGTGAAGAGACGCCCAGTCATGAGCATGCGTAAGGGAATGGTGAGGATGAGTATGAATGGGAGTGCGAGGGATGCCGGACTGGATTTAATAATCCACAGAAGAGCCAGGCACACGATCTGGATGACTGTGAACAAGTGCATTCTTTTGGTGTTCACCTGCCATCAAAAGTGTAACGTTAGAACCCAAGCTCAAATCCCGCCGGTGGTAGTCGTGGCAACCAGCCATTCTTACTTTGGTTGCATATGGCTCGTTGGGATGATATTTTTTGGGGATGAGCAGAAGCAGCATACGATCCCACAGCTGGATGCCGTTGAGTGATGTGACACCCATGTAGAGGAAGATCCCAAACAAGGCTGCCATGGGAATCAATTTCAGGATGGGCTCCATTAAAATGGACAGacctaaaaacaaagaaacctTTTCATAATGTTTGTAAACAATAAGTGTCAGGGCACTTTGATTTAGTACTTGTGACTTTCTGCCACCTTCACTTACCAACCAGTAGGGCTACAACAATGCCGCTGACCCTCTGTTCCAGCACCTTCTCGATCACAGGTTTGGTTCCTTTGCTCATGACGGTGAGGGCGTTGGCGTGAGTGACAGAGCGCACCGTGGCGGCGCTGAGCCACGGCACGCCAAATATGCCGCTGATCCCGCCCATGCCCACCAAAATCAGAAGGTCAAAGTGGAAGCCGGAGCCTTTGACCATCTTCCTCTCGGGTTTGCTCACGATCAAGCTGGGGCATTTCATTTGAGGACATGAGCCATCTTACCCAAGAAGCTTTTTCTTTAGAAACGCCATAAGACCTACGTTGTGATCTGAGACTCcaagaagatgaggatgaagaCGAGCAAAGCCGGAACGCAGCATGCAAACATCATCCATACGGGGAAGGGTGAGTGCTCGCCAAATGGGTTGATGAGCCAGCCTCTTTTGGCGGGATTCGACACCA of Syngnathus acus chromosome 19, fSynAcu1.2, whole genome shotgun sequence contains these proteins:
- the smarcd2 gene encoding SWI/SNF-related matrix-associated actin-dependent regulator of chromatin subfamily D member 2 — encoded protein: MSTRGSFTGPTMSPGLNPMNVGLSAGLRMPGMPPTAAAYPRSLSGAAQYTQRPGMPLGRIGGSMGVQLPGPSYGSSSSMPMRPNMGPPAGMDATRKRLFHHHLQQQQEALGGHRRGAKRRKMADKVLPQRIRDLVPESQAYMDLLAFERKLDQTIARKRMEIQEAIKKPITQKRKLRIYISNTYTPCKPEGEEAEKVSSWELRVEGKLLEEPGKQKRKFSSFFKSLVIELDKELYGPDNHLVEWHRMPTTQETDGFQVKRPGDVNVKCTLLLMLDHQPPQYKLDLRLARLLGVHTQTRASIMQALWLYIKNNKLQDSHEKEYINCNHYFRKIFGCTRMRFSEIPMKLAGLLQHPDPIVINHMISVDPNDQKKTACYDIDVEVDDPLKSQMSSFLSSTTNQQEIAALETKIHETIEYINQLKTERDFMLSFSNNPQDFIQDWLKSQCRDLKVMTEVTGNPEEERRTEFYQAPWMPEAVGRYVYTKVQQRRQELEQVLGIRLT
- the LOC119138674 gene encoding nucleolar transcription factor 1-like → MVVLIFLLLTRHTLKHVEQPTRSPLEAKMDTGNKVWTSENLSKLLSAMKKNILDSDRIKTFSQGVKSLDWGKVAFPPFSPEDCRDKWRVVAHNMRKFRTLAELLDEAADELSNTPRLVDSKHPKKPGHPSIIFYQENMYKYHKQHPGLTRKMLFKLITDKYKALTKEEKSPYVAKYQRAFAQYKRKLRDEERKRLKGQSETSLEESTGDPQPPKPPISGYQLFCKEQLRSMEDVPKKSYMVEWAKRWRDLTDDEKNSFSTRCEAMKRDYAQKMTHYRLSRHGPDRHNADTRPSDSEDEDIEDSSSDEEEQYLDSNEEFDDEDVGDICFNVF
- the si:dkeyp-118b1.2 gene encoding ataxin-7-like protein 3: MKMEEVSMSSLDNSKLEGLAQDILSDLVEDACLGLCFEVHRAVKQGYFFLEDTDQESMRDFEIVDQPGLDVFGQVYNQWKNKECVCPNCNRSIAASRFAPHLEKCLGMGRNSSRIANRRIVTGNNTNNKSESDQEDNDDVNDNDWSYGAEKKAKKRKAEKNPNSPRRSKSFKHKSSMMGPRRRLDNQESPRMLMKDETFPQ